The Streptococcus oralis Uo5 genome includes a window with the following:
- a CDS encoding SDR family NAD(P)-dependent oxidoreductase, with translation MVKTILITGATDGIGKHLAKKLASEGHQVILHGRKLQKLELTLQEVRAVSLRGRVSSYLADFSKLDDVYRFVEVIKRDFQSIDVLFNNAGLYGGKERKASAENVELTFMLSVLVPYILTTELSPLLEKAADGRVINTSSYMHHFAKVKDLDFGFENNYNPGLAYNNSKLYTIWMTRYLARDFFLRGSNITINSYHPGLISTNLGNDSSDEKTKKSLFGRLMKSFSKDLDEGIETGYYLTLSEEIRGLTGYYFDEKKVKLASEKGYTFEKAQALIAYCDDKIKLFQTKQ, from the coding sequence ATGGTCAAAACGATTCTGATTACAGGTGCTACTGACGGTATTGGGAAACATTTGGCAAAGAAACTGGCCAGTGAAGGTCATCAGGTCATCCTCCATGGTCGAAAGCTTCAAAAACTTGAGTTGACGCTTCAAGAGGTTCGGGCAGTTTCCTTGAGAGGCAGAGTTTCTAGCTACCTTGCAGATTTTTCAAAATTAGACGATGTTTATCGATTTGTAGAGGTAATCAAGCGAGACTTTCAAAGTATCGATGTCTTGTTTAATAATGCAGGACTTTATGGAGGGAAAGAACGAAAAGCGAGTGCTGAAAATGTCGAATTGACTTTTATGTTATCCGTTCTCGTTCCCTATATTTTAACAACTGAGCTAAGTCCCTTGTTAGAAAAAGCGGCTGACGGCCGTGTCATTAATACTTCTTCCTATATGCATCATTTTGCCAAGGTCAAGGATTTGGACTTTGGATTTGAGAACAACTATAATCCCGGATTGGCCTATAATAATTCTAAACTTTATACCATCTGGATGACACGTTATTTGGCAAGGGACTTCTTTTTAAGAGGTTCAAACATCACCATCAATTCTTACCATCCAGGCTTGATTTCAACCAATTTGGGTAATGATTCCAGTGATGAAAAAACGAAAAAGTCTCTCTTTGGACGCTTGATGAAGTCTTTTTCAAAAGATCTAGACGAGGGAATAGAAACAGGCTACTACCTCACCTTATCAGAAGAAATCAGGGGCTTGACTGGCTACTATTTTGATGAAAAGAAAGTGAAGTTAGCTTCTGAAAAAGGCTATACTTTTGAGAAAGCACAAGCTTTAATCGCTTACTGTGACGATAAAATCAAATTGTTTCAAACCAAACAGTGA
- a CDS encoding alpha/beta fold hydrolase, which translates to MSYLTTKNQYITVQGNQIAYRELSKGKSKLPLLMLVHLAATLDNWDPKLLDLITEKHHVIVVDLPGVGASQGKVAPTIPGMAEQTIAFIQALGYDKINLLGLSMGGMIAQEIIRIKPNLVNRLILAGTGPRGGKEVDKVTGKTFSFMFKAGLERIDPKRYIFYNHDEQGKIEALKVLGRMGMRTKKFADKDMNVLGFLTQLKAIKRWGKAPQDDQKFITQPTLIVNGDKDMQVPTENSYDMHEKIENSKLIIYPNAGHGSIFQYAEEFSKELIAFLED; encoded by the coding sequence ATGTCATATCTTACAACTAAAAATCAATACATCACTGTCCAAGGAAATCAAATTGCCTATCGCGAACTCAGCAAAGGCAAATCAAAACTACCACTTCTGATGTTGGTCCATTTGGCAGCAACCCTCGACAACTGGGATCCAAAACTCTTGGACTTGATTACTGAAAAGCACCATGTGATTGTAGTCGACCTTCCTGGTGTCGGTGCTAGTCAAGGAAAAGTGGCTCCGACGATTCCTGGAATGGCTGAGCAGACAATTGCCTTTATTCAAGCCCTTGGTTACGATAAAATCAACCTCCTAGGTCTTTCAATGGGAGGGATGATTGCCCAAGAAATCATCCGAATCAAGCCTAATTTGGTCAACCGTCTCATCTTGGCAGGAACAGGACCTCGAGGTGGAAAAGAGGTCGATAAGGTCACAGGGAAAACGTTTAGTTTTATGTTTAAAGCGGGACTCGAGCGCATCGATCCTAAACGCTATATCTTCTATAATCATGATGAACAAGGGAAAATCGAAGCTTTGAAAGTCCTAGGAAGAATGGGTATGAGAACAAAGAAATTTGCGGATAAAGACATGAACGTACTAGGATTCCTAACTCAACTCAAAGCTATTAAACGTTGGGGGAAAGCTCCTCAAGACGACCAAAAATTTATCACTCAACCAACCTTAATTGTCAACGGGGACAAGGATATGCAAGTTCCAACGGAAAATTCCTATGACATGCATGAAAAAATCGAAAATAGTAAGCTGATTATCTATCCGAATGCTGGCCACGGTTCGATCTTCCAATATGCAGAGGAATTTTCAAAAGAACTCATTGCTTTCTTGGAGGACTAA
- a CDS encoding NADP-dependent oxidoreductase, whose product MKVAQHTTYNKNNITLNITEVAKPSITDKQVLVKVTAAGVNPLDNMISRGEVKMIVPYKLPQTAGNEVVGVVESIGNQVNNFQVGDRVFGRLPLDQIGAFAEYVAIDSQALAKVPDYLSDEEAAAVPLTALTIMQALELMGAQTGKTIFISGGTGGVGGMAIPIAKAKGLKVITNGDGASAERVLNLGADRFIDYKTEDYTKTVSQVDYVLDTLGGAETEKQMSIMKKGGQLVSLRAMPNGAFAKRMNLPKWKQMILGLAGRKFDKMAEKYGVHYHFIFVESNGAQLQEIADLFSKLEIKPSIDTVYPFEEVNNALDKVANGRSRGKTVLSFKK is encoded by the coding sequence ATGAAAGTCGCACAACACACTACTTATAACAAAAACAATATCACACTGAACATCACAGAAGTCGCTAAACCAAGTATTACAGACAAACAAGTCTTGGTCAAAGTCACCGCAGCTGGTGTTAATCCTCTGGATAACATGATCTCTCGTGGTGAGGTTAAGATGATTGTTCCTTACAAACTTCCTCAAACTGCAGGTAATGAGGTCGTTGGAGTCGTTGAAAGCATTGGTAACCAAGTTAACAACTTTCAAGTAGGAGACCGTGTCTTTGGCCGTTTACCGCTTGACCAAATTGGTGCTTTTGCAGAATACGTTGCTATCGATAGCCAAGCCTTAGCCAAGGTTCCAGACTATCTATCAGACGAAGAAGCTGCTGCTGTTCCGCTTACTGCCTTGACCATCATGCAAGCTTTGGAACTCATGGGAGCTCAAACTGGGAAAACGATCTTTATTTCTGGTGGTACTGGAGGTGTCGGTGGAATGGCCATTCCGATTGCCAAGGCCAAAGGTTTGAAGGTCATCACCAATGGGGATGGAGCTAGCGCTGAGCGGGTGTTAAACCTTGGAGCAGATCGCTTTATCGATTACAAAACAGAGGATTATACAAAAACTGTTAGCCAGGTTGATTATGTCCTTGATACTCTCGGTGGTGCAGAAACTGAAAAACAAATGTCTATCATGAAAAAAGGTGGTCAGCTTGTTTCCCTCCGTGCTATGCCAAATGGTGCCTTTGCCAAACGCATGAATCTACCAAAATGGAAACAGATGATTCTTGGCTTAGCAGGTCGCAAATTTGATAAGATGGCGGAAAAATATGGTGTCCACTACCATTTTATCTTTGTAGAAAGCAATGGCGCTCAATTACAAGAAATAGCTGACCTCTTTAGCAAATTAGAAATCAAGCCCTCTATCGATACAGTTTATCCATTTGAAGAAGTGAATAACGCCTTAGACAAGGTCGCTAATGGTCGCTCACGTGGAAAAACAGTCCTCAGCTTTAAGAAATAA
- a CDS encoding Rrf2 family transcriptional regulator, which translates to MDTKFSVALHILTMISESKDTLSSQALAESVGTNASYIRKVIALLKNAGLITSHQGKTGYQLSKSPKKMTLLEIYYATQEIKHISLFPVHQNSNPDCPVGKHIQGAVSPLFASSESQLEKKLANQTLEDVIDNLYKQAKQVRN; encoded by the coding sequence ATGGATACGAAATTTTCAGTTGCTCTACATATCCTAACCATGATTAGTGAGAGCAAGGATACCTTAAGTTCACAAGCTCTGGCTGAGAGTGTTGGCACCAATGCTAGTTATATTCGTAAGGTGATTGCCTTATTGAAAAATGCTGGACTAATTACTTCACATCAAGGAAAAACGGGCTACCAACTCAGTAAGTCTCCAAAGAAAATGACTTTACTAGAGATCTACTATGCTACTCAAGAAATCAAACATATTAGTTTATTTCCTGTTCATCAAAATAGTAATCCCGATTGTCCCGTTGGAAAACATATCCAAGGAGCAGTCTCACCGCTTTTCGCTAGTTCCGAATCTCAATTAGAGAAGAAATTAGCAAATCAAACTTTAGAAGATGTCATTGACAATCTATATAAACAAGCTAAACAAGTCCGAAACTGA
- a CDS encoding replication-associated recombination protein A — translation MPDNLALRMRPKTIDQVIGQEHLVGPGKIIRRMVEANRLSSMILYGPPGIGKTSIASAIAGTTKYAFRTFNATVDSKKRLQEIAEEAKFSGGLVLLLDEIHRLDKTKQDFLLPLLESGLVIMIGATTENPFFSVTPAIRSRVQIFELEPLSNQDVKKALQTALSEPERGFDFPVELDEDALDFIATSTNGDLRSAFNSLDLAVLSTPENDKGTRHITLDIMENSLQRSYITMDKDGDGHYDVLSALQKSIRGSDVDASLHYAARLIEAGDLPSLARRLTVIAYEDIGLANPEAQIHTVTALEAAQRIGFPEARILIANVVIDLALSPKSNSAYVAMDKALADLKTSGHLPIPRHLRDGHYSGSKELGNAQDYLYPHNYSGHWVKQDYLPEKIRDQHYFTPEDTGKYERALAQRKETIDKLRDL, via the coding sequence ATGCCTGACAATCTCGCACTTCGCATGCGCCCTAAAACCATCGACCAGGTCATCGGTCAGGAACATCTGGTCGGACCAGGAAAAATCATCCGTCGCATGGTGGAGGCCAACCGCCTGTCCTCCATGATTCTCTACGGACCTCCAGGAATCGGCAAGACCAGTATCGCTTCAGCCATCGCTGGAACGACCAAGTATGCCTTTCGGACCTTTAACGCGACAGTGGATAGTAAAAAGCGACTCCAAGAAATCGCCGAAGAAGCTAAATTCTCTGGTGGATTGGTCCTACTACTGGATGAGATCCACCGTCTTGATAAGACCAAGCAAGACTTTCTTCTGCCACTTTTGGAAAGTGGTCTGGTTATCATGATTGGCGCAACGACTGAAAATCCCTTCTTTTCTGTCACTCCTGCCATTCGTAGCCGTGTTCAGATTTTTGAATTGGAACCCTTGTCCAATCAAGATGTTAAAAAAGCTCTTCAAACAGCTCTCAGCGAACCTGAGCGTGGTTTTGATTTCCCAGTAGAGCTAGATGAGGATGCGCTGGATTTCATCGCAACCTCTACAAACGGAGACCTACGTTCTGCCTTTAATTCACTAGATTTGGCTGTTCTCTCTACTCCTGAGAATGACAAGGGCACCCGCCATATCACTCTTGATATCATGGAAAATAGCCTGCAACGAAGCTACATCACTATGGACAAGGATGGGGACGGTCACTACGATGTCCTCTCAGCCCTGCAAAAATCTATCCGCGGCTCGGATGTGGATGCCAGTCTTCATTACGCTGCTCGCTTGATTGAAGCTGGGGATTTGCCTAGTCTAGCTCGTCGCTTGACTGTAATTGCCTATGAGGATATTGGTTTGGCCAATCCTGAGGCTCAAATTCATACCGTAACTGCTCTAGAGGCTGCACAAAGGATTGGTTTCCCAGAAGCCCGCATCCTCATTGCTAATGTCGTCATTGATCTGGCTCTTTCACCCAAGTCCAACTCAGCCTATGTGGCGATGGATAAGGCCCTTGCTGATCTCAAAACATCAGGGCATTTGCCTATCCCTCGGCACCTGCGTGATGGTCATTACAGTGGAAGCAAGGAACTAGGGAACGCCCAAGATTATCTCTATCCCCATAACTATTCTGGACACTGGGTCAAACAAGACTATTTGCCAGAAAAAATACGTGATCAGCACTACTTCACTCCGGAAGATACTGGCAAGTACGAACGGGCCTTGGCGCAACGCAAGGAAACCATTGATAAATTAAGGGACTTGTGA
- a CDS encoding DUF3013 family protein has protein sequence MATYGFLDVLEEELDKNFPFDYEISWDKRNHAVEVSFLLEAQNAAGVEMVDEDGEVSSDDILFEEAVLFYNPAKSTVNAEDYLTVIPYLPKKGFSREFLAYFALFLKDTAEVGLDALMDFLEDPEAEEFVMEWNQEVFEEGKVGLEEGEFYPYPRY, from the coding sequence ATGGCAACATACGGATTTTTAGATGTTTTAGAGGAAGAGTTGGACAAGAACTTTCCATTTGACTATGAGATTAGCTGGGACAAGCGCAATCACGCGGTTGAAGTGAGTTTTCTCTTGGAAGCACAAAATGCTGCAGGTGTGGAGATGGTGGATGAAGACGGAGAGGTTTCTTCGGATGACATTCTCTTCGAGGAAGCAGTCCTTTTCTACAACCCTGCTAAGTCAACCGTCAATGCGGAAGACTATCTGACTGTTATTCCTTACCTGCCTAAAAAAGGTTTTTCTCGCGAATTTTTAGCTTATTTTGCGCTATTTCTCAAAGATACTGCAGAGGTTGGGCTGGATGCCCTCATGGACTTTTTGGAAGACCCAGAAGCAGAGGAGTTTGTCATGGAATGGAACCAAGAAGTCTTTGAAGAAGGAAAGGTTGGCTTGGAAGAAGGAGAATTTTATCCTTATCCGAGGTATTAG
- a CDS encoding site-2 protease family protein encodes MKKIGLSFISGLSFVFLMLGFAFGTIAFKELDFSFVFVPGYLFTFFSIYLIFILHELGHAFCGYLTGYRLVAFGLGNFLLTKKLGKFSLSRTAVLKNVGAQYIGLKEDESDQRIILMLAGGLIVHLSLILLAILYGFLTANWYFAATWICLNLSFLLINAKPVGITDGAKIWELLQQPENTKYAYSVLRHSAQTLLAPQEYDLKDFIMPVAEDAKGSFAESIQIFQGLVFIFDSQIETAKKHFQSLLDRTDNPMSKTLSQLYLLQIALLEGDHEKAEQYASIRSVKSFLSLKMTDTQIMQAWYQFLVKKDMEQTDKAIKIARKNKVTSRLVRDEKRYYESWLAELEKELSEGV; translated from the coding sequence ATGAAGAAAATAGGTTTGTCTTTTATCTCTGGTCTGTCCTTTGTTTTTTTGATGCTAGGATTTGCTTTTGGGACAATTGCCTTTAAAGAGTTAGATTTTTCGTTTGTCTTTGTTCCAGGCTACCTATTTACTTTTTTCAGCATCTATCTGATATTTATCCTTCATGAGCTGGGACATGCATTTTGCGGTTACCTGACAGGCTATCGACTGGTGGCTTTTGGATTAGGGAATTTTCTTTTGACCAAAAAGTTAGGCAAGTTTTCTCTTAGCCGAACAGCTGTTCTGAAAAATGTTGGCGCTCAGTATATTGGATTGAAAGAAGATGAAAGCGACCAAAGAATCATCCTGATGCTTGCAGGCGGCTTGATAGTTCATCTTAGCTTGATTTTATTGGCGATATTGTATGGATTTTTGACAGCTAACTGGTATTTTGCAGCTACTTGGATTTGTCTAAATCTATCTTTTCTTCTCATCAATGCAAAGCCAGTTGGGATTACCGATGGAGCGAAAATTTGGGAATTGCTACAACAGCCTGAAAATACCAAATACGCCTACTCGGTGTTGAGGCATTCTGCCCAGACCTTGCTAGCTCCTCAAGAATATGATTTGAAAGACTTTATCATGCCTGTTGCTGAGGATGCGAAAGGGAGTTTTGCAGAAAGCATTCAGATTTTTCAGGGACTAGTTTTCATATTCGATAGTCAGATAGAGACTGCCAAAAAACACTTTCAGTCTTTATTAGATAGAACTGATAATCCAATGTCTAAAACTCTTTCTCAATTATACCTTCTTCAAATTGCCTTGCTTGAAGGAGATCATGAGAAAGCGGAGCAATATGCAAGTATTCGAAGCGTTAAATCCTTTTTGTCTCTAAAAATGACAGATACGCAGATAATGCAAGCCTGGTATCAATTTCTGGTAAAGAAAGATATGGAACAGACTGACAAGGCTATAAAAATTGCTAGAAAAAACAAGGTGACCAGCCGTTTGGTGCGGGATGAGAAACGTTATTATGAAAGCTGGTTAGCAGAGTTGGAGAAAGAATTATCCGAAGGAGTTTGA
- a CDS encoding NUDIX hydrolase has translation MEIEISDFTGCKIALFCEDRILTILRDDKPSIPWPNMWELPGGGREGNESPFECAAREVYEELGIHLTEDCLLWSKVYPSMLFEGKESVFLVGKLRQEQFDSIVFGDEGQGYKLMSIEEFLNSKQAVPQLQGRLREYLEEVK, from the coding sequence ATGGAAATAGAAATTTCTGATTTCACAGGTTGCAAAATTGCCCTCTTTTGTGAGGATAGGATTTTAACTATCTTACGCGATGACAAGCCCAGCATTCCTTGGCCCAATATGTGGGAGTTACCAGGTGGTGGCCGTGAGGGGAATGAAAGTCCTTTTGAGTGCGCGGCGCGTGAAGTTTACGAAGAACTAGGAATTCATCTGACTGAGGATTGTCTGCTTTGGAGTAAGGTTTACCCAAGTATGCTTTTTGAGGGAAAAGAATCCGTCTTTCTAGTTGGCAAGTTAAGGCAGGAACAGTTTGATAGTATCGTCTTTGGTGATGAAGGACAAGGCTATAAACTGATGAGCATTGAGGAATTTCTAAATTCTAAACAGGCAGTACCTCAGTTGCAAGGAAGATTGAGGGAATATTTGGAGGAAGTAAAATGA
- a CDS encoding GNAT family N-acetyltransferase, with translation MIQIIRAGAEDLETVIAIQRASFKAVYEKYQDEYDPYLENRERIKWKLVERPNSYYYFVKEKDENIGFLRVQTNEELTEAWLGTAAILPQYQGKGYGSGGLRLLEKEFPTIKQWDLCTVLQDAGMVAFYEKNGYRQTHIEPEKEGMDMVYMKKLIDK, from the coding sequence ATGATTCAGATTATCCGAGCAGGAGCAGAGGATTTAGAAACCGTAATTGCAATTCAAAGAGCTAGCTTTAAGGCTGTCTATGAGAAATATCAAGATGAGTATGATCCCTACCTAGAGAATCGTGAACGAATCAAGTGGAAATTGGTTGAGCGTCCCAATAGCTATTACTACTTTGTGAAAGAAAAGGACGAAAATATCGGATTTTTACGAGTTCAGACCAATGAGGAATTGACGGAGGCTTGGTTGGGAACGGCAGCGATTTTGCCCCAGTATCAAGGAAAAGGTTATGGTTCTGGGGGATTGAGATTACTGGAAAAGGAATTTCCAACGATTAAACAGTGGGATTTGTGTACGGTATTACAGGATGCGGGCATGGTCGCCTTTTATGAGAAAAATGGCTACCGTCAAACCCATATCGAGCCTGAAAAAGAAGGTATGGATATGGTTTACATGAAAAAATTGATTGACAAATAG